Proteins encoded within one genomic window of Triticum aestivum cultivar Chinese Spring chromosome 2D, IWGSC CS RefSeq v2.1, whole genome shotgun sequence:
- the LOC123055202 gene encoding SKP1-like protein 1, which yields MAAEEGEKKMITLKSSDGEEFQVEVAVAMESQTIRHMIEDDCADNGIPLPNVDSKILSKVIEYCKKHAPKPADSSDFTAAAAPAEDLKSFDAEFVKVDQATLFDLILAANYLNIKGLLDLTCQTVADMIKGKTPEEIRKTFNIKNDFTPEEEAEIRRENQWAFE from the coding sequence ATGGCGGCCGAGGAAGGCGAGAAGAAGATGATCACGCTCAAGAGCTCGGACGGTGAGGAATTTCAGGTCGAGGTGGCTGTCGCCATGGAGTCGCAGACCATCCGCCACATGATCGAGGACGACTGCGCCGACAACGGCATCCCGCTCCCCAATGTCGACTCCAAGATCCTCTCCAAGGTCATCGAGTACTGCAAGAAGCACGCCCCCAAACCGGCTGACTCCTCCGACTTTACtgcagccgccgcccccgccgaggACCTCAAGAGCTTTGACGCCGAGTTCGTCAAGGTCGACCAGGCCACCCTCTTCGACCTCATCCTCGCTGCAAACTACCTCAACATCAAGGGATTGCTCGACCTTACTTGCCAGACTGTTGCCGACATGATCAAGGGAAAGACTCCGGAGGAGATCCGCAAGACTTTCAACATCAAGAATGACTTCACACCCGAGGAGGAGGCGGAGATCCGCAGGGAGAACCAGTGGGCTTTTGAGTAG